The genomic interval CTACCTAGGGAAACACTTATAATGCCCACTTGGGAATTAATCTAGATTATTAGTAAGTAGATCCATCCAAAATTAACCTAATTATGGTTAAGCTTTAAAATGTTAAGTGTACATTTTGTACAATAGTACCAATCTGCAAAAACCTCACTTGCTGTCACCAAATGGTACAAAACTGGGTTAAAAGCCAAGGGAATAGGTGTGTTAAATTTAAAAGTTCAAGTACATCGTGGAGTTGAATGAAAAATAGTTTTCTGAATAACTACCATTAAACGAGTAAAAGtccaaaaataatgtaaaaagtcaaagtcggccgggcgcggtggctcacgcctgtaatcccagcactttgggaagctgaggcgggcggatcacgaggtcaggtcaggcgatcgagaccagcctggccaatatggtgaaaccccgtctctactaaaaatacaaaaattagctgggtgtggtggtgagtgcctgtaatcccagctacttgggaggctgagggccgaaaattgcttgaacccaggaggcgggagggtgcagtgagtggagatcgcaccactgcactccagcctggcgacacagcgagactccgtctcaaaaaaaaaaaacaaaaagtcaaagtCGTCTGAGCAAACAAAAGACCAGATAAAAACTTTATGAATTAAAAACTAGCCATAAAGCTGTTTAATTAGAACAGgatgagaaagaaaaggggaaatcGATCACACCTGATTTGCAAATCCCAAGTAAATTACTGATACTAACAGTGAGCTGGAGCACTTTGCCTTACCAGGCAACTTTCTGCAAATATTCTGCAACTACTCTACATACACAAAGTTTTCCTACGCTTTTCCTCAAAAATATGAGTCTTCTTCAGGTTAATGCCCAGGTGAAATGCTTTTTGTTGCTCTAGCAGTTtagttctattttctttcttggttATTATGAACGCTCTCTTACAACTGGAGAGCTAGGATGAACCAATCCCGAGTAAGAAACGGGAAAGTACAGTAAAGAGGCGACAGCTCTGCACCCCCACAAGGAAAAAGACTCAGAGGAGAGCAGCGGCATCCTTGCCCTAGCTCCAATCCCAACGGAGGCAGGATTCCCAACAACATCGGACGTCTCCCTCCCTCGCCGCCCCACGCCCTCCCGACGAAGAAGCAAAAAGTGGAGAGTCCAGCCGCTTCTCAGGGCCACGGAGCCTCCCAGTCAGGGATTCTCTCCCGTTACATAACTGAGGCCTAAGGCCCTGCTTCTGCGATCAGTCCTCTGGAGGGAGACGGATGGGTTCTCCAGGGACCCTCTCAGGGAGGTGGAAGCGGGGCTCTGCACCTGGTCGACCAGGGAGAAAGAAGTGGGACGACATGAGGGAGGCCGCAACCAGAGGCGTTGGGGTACAGGGGGTGATGAGCGAGCCCGGAGAGGGGCGGGCGGCTCCGGGAGCCCCGCAGCAGGCCCCGGCACCTCCGGCCCTAGTCGGCTCCTCTCCCTCGCCTGCCTAGTCCCCACCGGCCGCCCCCTCCCCCATTCCGCGCTCCCCTCCCCCGCGCCTCCATCCCCGACCCCAGCCTAGCGGCAGGCAGACCTGCAGGGAAGGCCCTGGCCACCGCCGTCGGATAGCTCCCAGCCCGGTACCTGGTCAGACATGATGACGGTGGCTTCACCCGGGGGTCTCCGCACAGCAGCGGCCTCGGGTAAGCAGAACCTCGCTCCGGGGTTTACAaatcctctcccttccccacagCACAACACCGCGGCTGCAGTAACTTCCGCTACGCCTCGCGTCACTTCCGCTTCgcgcagggaggagggagagagagaagagaggaaagacaaGGCGGGAAATGGGTGGGGGAGCAGCCAAGAGGAGGGGCAGGCTGTGGAACTGTTTTGCCGGTGGTCGCGCGGCTGAACGGCAGTTTTGTCAGCTCCTTCAAGGACCAGGTCCTGCGCATCAGTACTAGGGCCATCCCACAGGAGCACAGGTCCTGGATCCATGTCTCAATGTTTGGAGCCACTCTCACAGCCTAGATTCCTCTCTCCCTTACACCTTGCGCGTCTCTGACGACTGAGCCGAGATACTTCTTTTGTCTCCTCCCAGCCTTGCTCatcaaccccccacccccaaatatgTTTATTTGAATGCCAGTACTTCTAGCTCTAAAACCAACATTTTCGGTTAACCAGCACCCTTGCCAAACACATGACCCTGATTTAAAACAACAAGAAACCAACGACCCAACACAATCTTGATGGCTACTGATGCTAAAGACCGCTGCTGAAAGTTCTAAATGGGGAGTGGGTAATTCTAACCCTTGAATTGGTTGCTTTGAGTTAAGGTTAAAGAATGATTCTTCTTGgcagggcgctgtggctcacgcctgtaatcccagcactttaggaggccgaggcgggcgaatcacctgagatcaggagttcgagaccagcctggccaagacggtgaaaccacgtccctactaaaaatacaaaaattagccgggcgtggtggctggcgcctataatcccagctactagggaggctgaggctggagaatcgctggaacccgggaggcggaggttgcagtgagcggagatttgcaccattgcactgcagcctgggcgacaagagcgaaactccctctcaaaaaaaaggttgggggggGCGATTCCGCCCCCCTTGCATGGGGAAGCAGGCTCGGACTGGCCTGCGGAGCTGCAGCAGCCCTTTGCGCCCTCCTCGCCCTCCCCACCAACATCATGCTCCAATTCCTGCTTGGATTTACATTGGGCAACGTGGTTGGAATGTATCTGGCTCAGAACCATGACATACCAAACCTGGCTAAAAAActtgaagaaattgaaaaggacttAGATGCCAAGAAGAAACCCCCTACTTCATGAAAATGCCTCCAGCACTGCCTTCGGGATACACTGATTCTACTGCTCTTGAGGGCCTCCTTTACCATCTGAACCAAAAGCTTTTGTTTTCATCTCCAGCCTCTGGGCTCCTCTTTGCTAGAACCTGTGTTTTTGGCTTTAGAGCAAGCAAAATGGGGCCTCAATTTGAGAACTACCCTACATTTCCAACATACTCACCTCTTCCCATATTCCCTTTCCAACTGCATAGGAGGTTCTAAGACTGGAATTATGGTGTTAGATTAGTAAACATgacttttaatgaaaaaaaaaaagaatgattcttCTTAGATTTCTTCTGCAAAACACAATGGCCCTACTGGCATACACAATGGCCCTACGGGCATACTCATGGaggataaaaatataaacaaatagaatTGAGAATCCTGAAATAAATCAATAACCCTCACATTTACATCAACAAAAACACCAAGACAAATCAATCatgaaagaacagtcttttcaacagtTGGTACTACCActactggacatccacatgcaaaagaatgactttgttttgtttgttgtttgttgtttgttgttttgttgttttggtcaccatctcaaaaaaacaaacaaaacacaaggaGGCCGgccaccatggctcacacctgtaatcccagcactttgggaggcccaggtgggcagatctcttgatcccaggagttcaagaccaacccgggcaacatgttgcagtgtgccaagatcatcccactccactccagcctgggcaacagagtgagaccttgtctcaaaaaaaaaaatgatcaggCGTGgtgcttcacacctgtaatcccagcactttgggaggccaagacgggcagatcacttgagatcaggagttggagaccaggctggccaacatggtgaaaccccatctctactaaaaatgcagaagctagccaggcttggtagctcagacctgtaatcccagttactcgggagactgaggcaggagaatcgcttgaacctgggaagcggaggaggctgcagtgagctgagatcacgccattgcactccagcttgagactgggtgacagagcgagactcggtctcaaaaaaaaaaaaaaacaaaaaccacaaggagataccacttTATACCCACTAGAAGGGCTATgttcaaaaagacagaaaataacaagtgttgacaaggctATGGAGAAATTATAACCCTTATACCCTGTTAGTAGGAATATAAAATGCtttaggctaggcatggtggcacaggcctatagtcctagctacttgggaggctgaggcagaaggatcccttgaggccaggaggtggaagcCTCAGTGTGCTATGCTACGATCAAGCCTGTGAGCCAAtgcactgtagcctggacaacacagcaagaccctgtctcaaaaaaaaaatgttttgaaaaactgtCTGTCAGTTTCCAAAATTGTAAAACATAAAGTTTTACATAagacccagaaatttcactcctaggtatatacc from Pongo abelii isolate AG06213 chromosome 11, NHGRI_mPonAbe1-v2.0_pri, whole genome shotgun sequence carries:
- the SUMO1 gene encoding small ubiquitin-related modifier 1 isoform X1; the encoded protein is MDPGPVLLWDGPSTDAQDLVLEGADKTAVQPRDHRQNSSTACPSSWLLPHPFPALSFLSSLSPSSLREAEVTRGVAEVTAAAVLCCGEGRGFVNPGARFCLPEAAAVRRPPGEATVIMSDQEAKPSTEDLGDKKEGEYIKLKVIGQDSSEIHFKVKMTTHLKKLKESYCQRQGVPMNSLRFLFEGQRIADNHTPKELGMEEEDVIEVYQEQTGGHSTV
- the LOC100440783 gene encoding short transmembrane mitochondrial protein 1-like, which translates into the protein MLQFLLGFTLGNVVGMYLAQNHDIPNLAKKLEEIEKDLDAKKKPPTS